A window of Rhododendron vialii isolate Sample 1 chromosome 13a, ASM3025357v1 contains these coding sequences:
- the LOC131313069 gene encoding rho-N domain-containing protein 1, chloroplastic-like — translation MSPAIHFVTQNFPGYGLTDGRFLPCSGVSGGNASSSPCSSRGPYKTLTHLKTAPVKCISSRMSIVCNFSRENKRGFSRNRNNRKDDENGFESLDESDDILSSKNGTISSASNPPRYQPTSTPEPKQNEILELFKKIQIQVRERDAAKGDKKKKTELKQPHGKDDEPVENILKILRENRSKTGKTGRSSSGSNRGIILEEPESNHALEKEKSTLDSILDQSEQNGAFERKESSTSSNSRNNLKDKAQGHGRESPTFRRPVSKFQRRSPVPQVKDQPIPSDSVIDTWVNGKSEMLHPDPETNDSGIEMEPEPGFSEGIVFDGMLEEEDSEILEGYSDEEVEEDKPMIDEDLSGMKLPELRALAKSRGVKGISKLKKRELVELLSAGGST, via the coding sequence GTTATGGATTAACAGATGGAAGATTTCTTCCCTGCTCAGGAGTTTCTGGAGGAAACGCCAGTTCGTCTCCTTGCTCCTCTCGTGGGCCCTACAAAACCCTTACACATTTGAAAACTGCACCCGTAAAATGCATTTCCAGCAGGATGTCTATTGTATGTAACTTCTCCAGGGAAAACAAGCGTGGCTTCTCCCGAAACAGGAACAATAGGAAAGATGACGAGAATGGCTTTGAAAGCCTGGATGAATCCGATGATATATTGTCCTCAAAAAATGGGACAATATCCTCTGCCTCCAATCCTCCAAGATACCAACCGACCTCAACTCCGGAGCCCAAACAAAATGAGATTCttgaacttttcaaaaagaTCCAGATTCAAGTTCGAGAAAGAGACGCTGCTAAGGgagacaagaagaagaagactgaGTTGAAGCAGCCACATGGTAAGGACGATGAACCTGTGGAAAATATCCTTAAAATTTTAAGGGAAAATAGGAGTAAAACTGGGAAGACAGGTAGGAGCAGTAGTGGTAGCAACAGGGGCATCATCTTGGAGGAACCTGAATCTAACCATGcattggagaaagagaaaagcACTCTGGACTCCATCTTGGACCAGTCTGAACAGAATGGCGCATTTGAGAGGAAGGAAAGTTCGACCTCATCGAACTCGAGGAATAATTTAAAGGACAAAGCGCAGGGACATGGGCGCGAATCCCCTACTTTTCGCAGACCAGTATCAAAATTCCAACGTAGATCTCCAGTACCTCAAGTGAAAGACCAGCCCATTCCTTCTGATTCTGTCATTGATACGTGGGTAAATGGTAAAAGTGAGATGCTTCATCCAGATCCAGAAACCAATGATTCCGGAATTGAGATGGAGCCTGAACCTGGTTTTTCTGAGGGAATTGTGTTTGATGGGATGTTAGAGGAAGAAGATTCTGAGATTCTTGAAGGGTACAGTGATGAAGAGGTGGAAGAAGACAAACCAATGATAGATGAGGACTTAAGTGGAATGAAATTACCAGAACTGAGAGCCCTTGCGAAGTCTCGTGGCGTAAAGGGGATTTCAAAGCTCAAGAAGCGTGAGCTCGTGGAATTGCTGAGTGCAGGGGGCTCCACTTGA
- the LOC131313071 gene encoding protein LIGHT-DEPENDENT SHORT HYPOCOTYLS 3-like, with protein MDSTPEVESLDSDNTSINNNIFAGTSSSSAAPASTPSRYENQKRRDWNTFGQYLQNHRPPLSLPRCSGAHVLEFLRYLDQFGKTKVHTPVCPFYGHPNPPAPCPCPLRQAWGSLDALVGRLRAAYEENGGNPETNPFGARAVRLYLREVRDLQSKARGISYEKKKKRKTPPPQQQQQ; from the exons ATGGATTCAACACCAGAAGTAGAGAGTTTAGACTCCGACAATACAAGCATCAATAACAACATCTTTGCTG GTACCTCTTCCTCATCAGCTGCACCGGCTTCAACTCCAAGCCGATACGAGAACCAAAAGCGCCGCGACTGGAACACCTTCGGCCAGTACCTCCAAAACCACCGGCCCCCGCTCTCCCTCCCCCGGTGCAGCGGGGCCCACGTCCTCGAATTCCTCCGGTACCTTGACCAATTCGGAAAGACCAAAGTCCACACCCCAGTATGCCCTTTCTACGGCCACCCTAACCCTCCGGCCCCGTGCCCGTGCCCTCTTCGGCAGGCCTGGGGAAGCCTGGACGCCCTCGTAGGCCGCCTCCGGGCCGCCTACGAAGAAAACGGCGGAAACCCCGAAACAAACCCGTTTGGAGCTCGAGCAGTGAGGCTTTACTTGCGTGAAGTTCGAGATCTGCAGTCGAAGGCTAGAGGGATTAGTtatgagaagaaaaagaagcggAAAACGCCTCCAccgcaacaacaacaacagtaa
- the LOC131313073 gene encoding putative lysine-specific demethylase JMJ16, whose protein sequence is MGTQRIRTSVKNGKRDKLSVPPGFVSLTSFTLSRVENSEEICSSMSMGSESEPEQVQADVFCSITDSTILKRALSGRPWIRYDHSGHNPEEHECEQLDTNRPKTCLPKGVIRGCSSCSNCQKVIARWRPERACVTLLEEAPVFRPSEEEFKDLLNYVASIRPKAESYGICRIVPPHSWQPPCLLKEKNMWESSKFKTYVQRINELQRVYSDSKLQGINKKVMGKKRRILDMSLECGSGEECTTDHEQTGYHAERFEFEPGPEFTLETFEKYANEFKGQFFCIKGKDTGLDDNSLVIGNHWKPSVEIIEGEYRRNIENPSEEIEVLCGSEVNSIIFGSGFPAVSDSAEKYPKYEESDWNLNNIHKLPGSLLSFESNKSSGILLPQLFVGMCFSSLCWRVEEHHLYALWYMHLGDPKVWYSIPGQYYFKFEAALKKYFPDLLAENPELLHKMVTQLSPSILKSEGIPVYRCVQYPGEFVLVLPGAYHSAFDCGFNCAEKAKFAPFDWLPHGQNIVELYAEHGRKTSISHDKLLLGAAMEAVRAQWDMLLLKKGSNDKLRWKAVCGKDGILPKALKSRIKQEGTRRKYLCNSSQSREMEADFDSTSKRECSTCLYDLHLSAMGCPCSPGRYSCLKHSKQLCSCAWSSRFLLFRYSTGDLDVLVEALEGKLSSIHRWAREKLGLNLYPFVPEDNLQVPSVVGDRLPFSGAKNQEFTSDNAELTNGISKLSPEMGPPVLHATSLSKERDNTKASTVSSVSHGSQSKERESFLAAQSSFLAHLRKDPKAFEGAKERFLAAQSSFLAHLRKEANARESEQSVLKSTSASNGEGPSSGSASDEKNPKKSSCCQSDVILLDDDEGE, encoded by the exons ATGGGGACACAACGCATAAGGACCTCTGTCAAGAATGGCAAAAGGGACAAGCTCTCAGTTCCACCTGGTTTTGTGTCACTTACATCTTTCACGCTTAGTAGGGTAGAGAATAGTGAAGAAATTTGTAGCTCCATGTCGATGGGGAGTGAATCTGAACCAGAACAAGTGCAGGCGGACGTTTTTTGCAGCATAACTGACAGTACAATACTTAAGCGGGCTCTAAGCGGCAGACCGTGGATACGTTATGATCACTCCGGTCACAACCCTGAGGAACATGAATGTGAACAGCTTGACACG AATCGTCCTAAGACTTGCCTTCCCAAAGGGGTGATCCGTGGATGTTCTAGCTGTAGTAATTGCCAGAAG GTCATTGCGAGATGGCGTCCAGAAAGGGCTTGTGTGACTTTACTTGAGGAGGCTCCTGTTTTCCGCCCATCTGAAgag GAATTTAAAGACTTGCTTAATTATGTTGCAAGCATACGTCCAAAAGCAGAATCCTATGGAATTTGCCGTATTGTTCCTCCTCATTCCTGGCAACCACCATGCCTTCTGAAGGAAAAGAACATGTGGGAAAGTTCGAAGTTCAAGACCTATGTTCAACGGATTAATGAGCTTCAACGTGTATATTCAGACAGTAAACTTCAGGGAATTAATAAAAAGGTGatgggaaaaaagagaagaattcTGGACATGAGTTTGGAATGTGGGTCAGGTGAAGAGTGTACCACAGACCATGAACAAACTGGGTATCATGCTGAACGATTTGAATTTGAACCGGGTCCAGAGTTCACATTGGAAACTTTCGAGAAGTATGCCAATGAGTTCAAAGGGCAGTTTTTTTGCATTAAGGGGAAGGATACAGGTTTAGATGACAATTCCTTAGTTATTGGGAATCACTGGAAGCCCTCAGTGGAAATTATTGAAGGTGAATACAGACGGAACATTGAGAATCCATCTGAGGAGATTGAG GTGCTTTGTGGTTCTGAGGTTAATTCTATAATCTTTGGAAGTGGGTTCCCGGCAGTATCAGATTCAGCTGAGAAGTATCCCAAATATGAAGAATCTGATTGGAATTTGAATAACATCCATAAGTTGCCTggttctcttctttcttttgagaGCAACAAGTCTTCTGGAATTTTGCTCCCTCAACTCTTTGTAGGAATGTGCTTTTCATCGCTTTGTTGG AGAGTTGAAGAGCACCACTTGTATGCACTGTGGTACATGCATTTAGGCGATCCTAAAGTATGGTACAGCATACCAGGACAATATTACTTCAAGTTTGAGGCGGCCTTGAAGAAGTACTTTCCCGACTTGTTAGCGGAAAATCCTGAGTTGCTACATAAAATG GTCACTCAGCTCTCACCCTCCATATTGAAGTCCGAGGGTATTCCTGTCTACCGCTGTGTGCAGTATCCTGGGGAGTTTGTCCTTGTGCTCCCGGGAGCCTATCATTCAGCATTTGATTGTGGCTTCAATTGTGCTGAAAAAGCCAAGTTTGCTCCCTTTGACTGGTTACCACATGGGCAAAATATTGTGGAACTGTATGCTGAACACGGTAGGAAGACATCAATCTCCCACGATAAGCTTTTGCTTGGGGCAGCCATGGAAGCTGTGAGGGCACAGTGGGATATGTTATTGTTAAAGAAGGGCTCTAACGATAAGCTAAGATGGAAAGCTGTTTGTGGAAAGGATGGGATCCTACCAAAAGCACTAAAG TCACGTATCAAGCAGGAAGGCACAAGGAGGAAATATCTTTGCAATTCATCACAATCACGAGAGATGGAAGCGGACTTCGACTCTACCAGTAAAAGGGAGTGCAGTACTTGTTTATATGATTTGCACCTTTCTGCCATGGGTTGTCCATGTTCCCCAGGCAGATATTCTTGTCTAAAACATTCAAAGCAGCTCTGCTCCTGTGCTTGGAGTTCTAGATTTCTCCTCTTCCGATATTCAACCGGTGACTTAGATGTCCTTGTTGAAGCTTTGGAAGGGAAATTAAGTTCAATTCATAGATGGGCTAGGGAAAAGCTTGGATTGAACTTGTATCCATTCGTCCCCGAGGATAATTTGCAAGTACCCAGTGTTGTTGGAGACAGATTACCTTTTTCTGGAGCAAAAAATCAAGAATTTACATCTGATAATGCAGAATTGACAAATGGCATATCTAAGTTAAGTCCAGAAATGGGCCCACCAGTGCTCCATGCGACATCCTTGAGCAAAGAGAGAGATAACACGAAAGCATCTACAGTCAGTTCCGTTAGTCATGGCTCTCAGTCAAAGGAAAGGGAAAGCTTTCTTGCTGCGCAGTCAAGTTTTCTGGCTCATCTCAGAAAAGATCCCAAGGCATTTGAGGGCGCAAAAGAAAGATTTCTTGCTGCGCAATCAAGTTTTCTGGCTCATCTCAGAAAAGAAGCCAATGCACGTGAGAGCGAGCAAAGTGTTTTGAAGAGCACCAGTGCAAGTAATGGGGAAGGTCCTTCTAGTGGTTCGGCCTCTGatgaaaaaaatccaaaaaagtcTTCTTGTTGTCAAAGCGATGTCATTCTCCTTGATGATGATGAGGGCGAGTAG